One Synergistaceae bacterium DNA window includes the following coding sequences:
- a CDS encoding histidine kinase yields the protein MLNFSYKILFDRVFDPIAIHKVELESNNIIFIDVNPAYERVMKLSRSEVIGKNFNEVWPNAEPRWQKIIRECVAKKRTVHCIGESVDVNSYLEAIAFPMSQEMAAVIFLDRTKLKRSDNIIRKRQRQLRELAAQLTIIEESTRREIASYLHDRVGYDLILQLKNLREIDSLDDIKQIKSLAKNLIISTENIISENRSLIFELSPPVLKEAGLNPALDELAKNILAPHGIFWEVISKGDSEKFIPDDSISVILYRMSRELLINIVKHSQASQVNIIINHKPEFITIAIEDNGTGLVNNNKGFGLFSIQERLLALGGNFKIISEPGKGLMAVMTCPLKLKNGEILHDTDFISRRS from the coding sequence ATGCTTAATTTTTCGTACAAGATATTATTTGACAGAGTATTTGACCCTATAGCGATTCACAAAGTCGAGCTTGAATCTAATAATATTATATTTATAGACGTGAATCCGGCTTATGAAAGAGTCATGAAATTATCACGCTCTGAAGTAATAGGCAAAAATTTTAATGAAGTCTGGCCAAATGCTGAGCCCCGCTGGCAAAAAATTATTCGTGAATGTGTAGCTAAAAAAAGGACTGTTCACTGTATCGGAGAAAGTGTTGACGTAAACAGCTATCTCGAAGCTATTGCATTCCCTATGTCTCAAGAAATGGCGGCGGTAATTTTCCTTGATCGTACGAAATTAAAGCGTTCTGATAATATAATTAGAAAACGTCAGCGTCAATTAAGAGAACTCGCAGCACAGCTCACTATCATAGAAGAAAGCACCCGCCGTGAAATTGCCTCATATTTGCATGACAGAGTCGGCTATGATTTAATATTACAGCTAAAAAATTTGCGTGAGATTGACTCTCTTGATGACATAAAGCAAATTAAATCGCTCGCAAAAAATTTAATTATCAGCACTGAAAATATTATTTCAGAGAATCGCAGCCTAATTTTTGAGTTAAGCCCCCCTGTTTTGAAGGAAGCCGGACTAAATCCCGCACTTGACGAACTCGCGAAAAATATTCTTGCACCTCATGGAATTTTCTGGGAGGTAATATCTAAGGGCGACTCAGAAAAATTTATACCCGATGACTCTATCAGCGTTATTCTTTATAGAATGTCAAGAGAGTTATTAATTAACATAGTCAAGCATTCACAGGCTTCACAGGTAAATATTATTATAAATCACAAGCCCGAATTTATTACAATCGCAATCGAGGACAACGGCACAGGACTTGTGAATAATAATAAAGGTTTTGGATTATTCAGTATTCAAGAAAGATTATTAGCACTCGGAGGAAATTTTAAGATTATATCTGAACCGGGCAAAGGTTTAATGGCCGTTATGACATGCCCGCTGAAATTAAAGAATGGAGAAATTTTGCATGACACGGATTTTATTAGCAGACGATCATAA
- a CDS encoding helix-turn-helix transcriptional regulator, with the protein MSELEKNYICPLKHLADTFGGKWKLPIICILSSDNDSPKRYSVLKRRLGNITNLMLAQSLRELESSGLVHREQYNEIPPRVEYSLTERGKSALTFLTHAAEWAMKDLQEDSQQIFCDKCVITD; encoded by the coding sequence ATGTCAGAACTAGAAAAAAATTATATATGTCCGTTAAAGCACTTAGCTGACACTTTCGGCGGAAAATGGAAATTGCCTATAATTTGCATACTTTCTAGCGATAATGACTCGCCCAAACGTTACAGCGTGTTAAAGCGCAGGCTCGGAAATATCACAAATTTAATGCTCGCACAATCTTTGAGGGAGCTTGAGTCATCCGGTCTAGTTCACAGAGAGCAATATAACGAGATCCCACCCAGAGTCGAATATTCGCTGACTGAGCGCGGGAAGAGTGCATTAACATTTTTGACTCACGCGGCAGAATGGGCTATGAAGGATTTGCAAGAAGATTCACAGCAAATTTTTTGTGATAAATGCGTTATTACAGATTAA
- a CDS encoding sulfurtransferase TusA family protein — translation MSEIIKVNARGLSCPQPVLETRKAISGLDSGVVEILVDTATSRNNVTRFAENKGWRVECEELDEGGYKLTLQK, via the coding sequence ATGAGCGAAATTATTAAAGTCAATGCGCGGGGCTTGTCATGTCCTCAGCCGGTATTAGAGACTCGCAAAGCAATATCGGGACTTGATTCGGGCGTTGTTGAAATTCTAGTAGACACAGCGACATCAAGAAATAATGTTACTCGTTTTGCAGAGAATAAAGGCTGGAGAGTCGAGTGTGAAGAGCTTGACGAGGGCGGCTATAAGTTGACGCTGCAAAAGTGA
- a CDS encoding YedE-related selenium metabolism membrane protein translates to MDKILTSRQGPWIAGGFIGLIAVALAHFGNPGNMGFCVACFTRDIAGALGFHRAGVVQYIRPEIPGFILGSFLSALLFREYSPRGGSSPVVRFGLGVFAMLGALVFLGCPWRAYLRVAGGDWNALYGVGGLIVGVIIGIIFLWRGFSLGAAESNPKAAGLIMPLIAISLLALLFIAPKFGENAPIFFSEKGPGSQHAPVLMALGAGLLVGWLAQRSRFCTVGAIRDFLMMGDAYLLKGIIAFTLAAFAGNYALGTFKPGFESQPVAHSNQLWNFLGMVLSGLAFTLAGGCPGRQLIMAGEGDSDAGIFIIGMLTGAAIAHNFSAASSGAGLGPNGIYVTVIGLIFCLCVGVCFVDRG, encoded by the coding sequence ATGGACAAAATTTTAACGTCAAGGCAAGGCCCATGGATCGCAGGCGGTTTTATTGGCCTAATCGCAGTAGCACTCGCACATTTCGGGAATCCCGGCAACATGGGATTTTGCGTTGCATGTTTCACACGAGATATTGCCGGAGCTTTAGGTTTTCACAGAGCCGGAGTCGTGCAGTATATTCGCCCTGAAATTCCCGGATTTATTCTCGGTTCGTTCTTATCAGCTTTATTATTTCGTGAATATTCACCTAGAGGCGGATCTTCTCCTGTTGTGAGATTCGGACTTGGAGTTTTTGCCATGCTCGGCGCGCTTGTATTTCTCGGTTGTCCGTGGCGTGCTTATTTAAGAGTTGCCGGCGGAGATTGGAACGCTTTATACGGCGTGGGCGGCTTAATTGTCGGAGTCATAATCGGAATTATATTTTTATGGCGTGGCTTCAGTCTCGGAGCAGCTGAGTCGAATCCTAAAGCAGCAGGTTTAATTATGCCGTTAATCGCGATTTCCTTACTTGCTTTATTATTTATTGCGCCTAAATTCGGGGAGAATGCACCGATATTTTTCTCGGAAAAAGGCCCGGGCTCACAGCATGCGCCTGTCTTAATGGCACTCGGAGCGGGTTTGCTTGTCGGCTGGCTCGCACAAAGAAGCAGATTTTGCACAGTCGGAGCGATTCGTGATTTTCTCATGATGGGCGATGCTTATTTGCTTAAGGGAATAATCGCGTTTACCCTCGCAGCATTTGCAGGAAATTACGCGCTCGGAACGTTCAAGCCGGGATTTGAGTCTCAGCCTGTCGCACATAGTAATCAACTATGGAATTTCTTAGGCATGGTATTATCGGGGCTTGCTTTTACTCTCGCAGGTGGCTGCCCGGGTCGTCAATTAATTATGGCCGGTGAAGGAGATTCAGACGCGGGAATATTTATAATCGGAATGCTTACAGGTGCGGCAATTGCTCATAATTTTTCGGCTGCTTCGAGCGGTGCAGGACTCGGCCCTAATGGTATTTATGTAACTGTAATCGGGCTAATTTTCTGTTTATGCGTCGGAGTTTGTTTTGTTGATAGGGGGTAA